A genomic window from Lineus longissimus chromosome 17, tnLinLong1.2, whole genome shotgun sequence includes:
- the LOC135501477 gene encoding ZZ-type zinc finger-containing protein 3-like, whose protein sequence is MSSMELDEADGAGARADCHQSSEDSDDDGMYCFESDHLALKGNKDYQKLLRTLVVLESQKQQAINDLDSLLECQKVALQDPIRFVKNLQDGVNMSFPQPVKIAKMPEIDWDNYIYGSGSDQFNLEFLKPMTRGKKGGFETASVVSDTADSESVSASSMSQLDSQLGDIDTMTVIRGRIKDETKPETFNQLWTVEEQKRLEDFLVKYPPEEVEAKRWQKIATALGNRSTAQVASRVQKYFIKLARAGLPVPGRVPNMTTHNKKMTTHKHQRHNKFYYQPSTFMQAYEPPVYMSDDEEGGYVNETNHVGDVSDDETVPVRLRNTNEYQELMKLKRIRKQRLQDVGADSGIAHHVGYKCDKCECEPILGVRWHCEDCPNELAIDLCQECIDSPFETASHNSSHRMNPIHFPQTQGFLDKDYTKFSQEGYNYLDPNFMPSA, encoded by the exons ATGTCCTCAATGGAGCTTGATGAGGCAGATGGAGCTGGAGCAAGGGCTGATTGTCATCAATCATCAGAAGACAGTGACGATGATGGCATGTACTGCTTTGAGTCGGACCACCTTGCTCTCAAAGGCAACAAAGACTATCAGAAACTTCTCAGAACTTTAGTCGTGCTCGAATCTCAGAAACAACAGGCAATAAATGATCTGGATTCATTATTGGAATGCCAAAAGGTAGCGCTGCAGGATCCCATCAGATTTGTGAAGAATCTTCAGGATGGTGTCAATATGAGCTTCCCACAGCCTGTGAAGATTGCAAAAATGCCTGAGATTGATTGGGATAACTACATCTATGGATCTGGATCAGACCAGTTTAATCTTGAATTTCTAAAGCCGATGACGCGAGGAAAGAAGGGTGGTTTTGAGACGGCATCTGTTGTGAGTG ACACCGCAGATTCGGAATCCGTCTCTGCAAGTAGCATGAGTCAGTTGGATAGCCAGCTTGGGGACATCGATACCATGACTGTCATCAGGGGGCGCATCAAAGACGAGACAAAGCCCGAAACATTTAACCAACTATGGACTGTCGAGGAACAGAAACGCTTGGAGGATTTCCTTGTGAAATATCCTCCCGAAGAAGTTGAAGCCAAACGCTGGCAAAAGATTGCCACTGCACTTGGTAACCGGTCAACAGCGCAGGTCGCCAGTCGGGTGCAGAAATATTTCATCAAGTTAGCAAGAGCTGGGCTTCCAGTCCCCGGTAGGGTACCAAACATGACAACTCATAATAAAAAG ATGACCACCCACAAACATCAACGACACAACAAGTTTTATTACCAACCGTCCACGTTCATGCAGGCGTACGAGCCCCCAGTCTATATGTCTGATGATGAGGAGGGGGGTTATGTCAATGAGACAAACCATGTCGGAGATGTCTCT GATGATGAGACTGTCCCGGTCAGACTGCGGAACACAAACGAGTATCAGGAACTCATGAAGCTGAAGCGAATAAGAAAGCAGCGCCTTCAGGACGTGGGAGCTGACAGTGGTATTGCACATCATGTGGGTTACAAG TGTGATAAATGTGAATGTGAGCCTATACTTGGTGTCCGGTGGCACTGTGAGGACTGTCCAAATGAGCTGGCCATAGATCTCTGCCAGGAATGTATAGACAG tcCATTTGAAACAGCAAGTCACAACTCCAGCCATCGAATGAATCCGATTCATTTTCCGCAAACTCAGGGTTTCTTGGATAAAGACTACACAAAATTCTCACAGGAAGGATACAATTATCTTGATCCAAACTTTATGCCTAGTGCTTGA
- the LOC135501328 gene encoding oligosaccharyltransferase complex subunit ostc-B-like: MESLYAIPFTLLECPNLKLKKPSWVKMPSAMFMFAAVLGSYFLVTGGIIYDVIVEPPSIGSTTDERGNSRPVAFMPYRVNGQYIMEGLASSFLFTIGGLGFVILDQTNKPTTPKLNRILLLSVGFVSILVSFFMCRVFMRMKLPGYLQE; this comes from the exons ATGGAGTCTCTGTATGCAATTCCGTTCACTCTTTTGGAGTGTCCTAACTTGAAATTAAAGAAGCCATCATGGGTCAAAATGCCATCAGCAATGTTTATGTTTGCTGCCGTTTTGGGGTCATACTTTTTGGTGACCGGAG GTATCATTTATGATGTGATTGTGGAACCCCCAAGTATTGGCTCGACAACAGACGAAAGAGGAAATTCCAGACCA GTAGCATTCATGCCTTACAGAGTGAATGGCCAGTACATCATGGAAGGTCTCGCATCGAGTTTCCTCTTCACAATAGGTGGTCTCGGGTTCGTCATCCTCGACCAGACAAATAAACCAACAACGCCCAAACTCAATAGAATTCTCCTTCTTAGTGTTGGATTTGTCTCCATCCTTGTGTCATTCTTTATGTGCAGAGTCTTCATGAGAATGAAATTACC tgGTTATCTTCAGGAGTAA
- the LOC135501465 gene encoding long-chain fatty acid transport protein 4-like, protein MGAQFSIFGAGRHLSRVAHSMHANLPLVKFAGFSSFACLLWFYSGLSFPLSLGASFSLYLVTGGWKFILVVLKTLPRDARALYILTTMKFKMKKYIRENSSIPKIFQETVRKYPNKVAFIYEGHEWTFRAVDECSNAIANNLLENGYQRDDVIALFMESRPEFVCFWLGMAKIGVVGALINFNLRMDSLLHCIQASEAKGLIFGGELIDAVKDIRPSLRHDMPLFCSGNYNAAVLPAVHLDPLLERCSRLPPPNLATKFKGRLFLVYTSGTTGMPKAAVVVHSRYYYMASTLHMMFRLTDRDIIYDCLPLYHTAGGILGIGQTLIWGNTLVIRKKFSASNFWTDCVRYNCTVVQYIGEICRYLLAQPHRPEESQHHVRLAYGNGLRPQIWEQFMKRFNVGQIGEFYGATEGNANIVNMDNKVAAVGFTTRIAPFLYPVTLIKVDELTGSPIRDSHGLCIQCQPGEPGELVGKIVKGDPIREFDGYVNKDATSKKIAYDVFRKGDMAFLTGDMLIMDDCGYMYFKDRTGDTFRWRGENVSTSEVEASISNIVKLKDCVVYGVEVPGVEGKAGMAAIVDGQHSIDLNRLCKDLGRSLPPYARPVFIRLLEELEATGTFKLKKVNLQKEGYNPSIVKDRLFYMDSKSGGYVPIDQQVYSQICSGKIRM, encoded by the exons ATGGGTGCACAGTTCAGTATTTTCGGTGCAGGACGACATTTAAGTCGTGTGGCTCACAGTATGCATGCCAATCTGCCCCTTGTGAAGTTTGCTGGCTTCAGCAGCTTTGCCTGTTTGTTGTGGTTTTATTCTGGGCTCTCCTTCCCACTATCTCTAGGAGCTTCCTTCAGTCTGTATCTAGTCACGGGGGGCTGGAAGTTTATCTTGGTAGTACTCAAGACGCTGCCGAGAGATGCCAG GGCACTTTACATCCTGACTACCATGAAGTTTAAGATGAAAAAATACATCAGGGAAAATTCTAGCATTCCGAAAATCTTCCAAGAAACAGTTAGGAAATACCCAAATAAAGTGGCATTCATTTATGAGGGACATGAATGGACATTCCGTGCAGTGGATGAATGTTCAAATGCGATTGCAAATAATCTGTTAGAAAATGGCTATCAGCGTGATGATGTCATTGCCCTCTTCATGGAGTCTAGGCCAGAATTTGTGTGTTTTTGGCTCGGAATGGCAAAGATAGGTGTGGTTGGAGCACTTATCAACTTCAATCTTCGGATGGATTCATTGTTACATTGCATCCAGGCATCTGAAGCCAAGGGTCTTATATTTGGTGGCGAACTGATAGATG CTGTCAAAGATATCCGACCAAGCCTCAGACATGATATGCCGCTATTCTGCTCGGGAAATTATAATGCCGCTGTATTACCTGCTGTACATCTTGATCCGCTGTTGGAGCGCTGTTCGAGGCTTCCTCCACCAAATCTTGCCACAAAGTTCAAGG GTCGTCTATTCCTTGTGTATACATCTGGCACAACTGGGATGCCTAAGGCTGCGGTCGTTGTCCACAGCAG GTATTACTACATGGCGTCCACACTGCACATGATGTTCCGTCTGACTGACCGTGACATCATCTACGACTGCCTACCCCTCTACCACACTGCTGGGGGCATCCTCGGGATCGGTCAGACACTCATCTGGGGAAACACGTTGGTGATTAGGAAAAAGTTTTCTGCCAGCAACTTTTGGACTGATTGTGTCCGTTATAACTGCACA GTTGTACAGTATATTGGTGAAATCTGTCGCTACCTCCTTGCTCAACCCCATCGACCTGAAGAATCACAGCATCATGTGAGACTAGCCTACGGCAACGGTCTTCGTCCACAAATTTGGGAACAGTTCATGAAGAGATTCAATGTGGGGCAAATTGGTGAATTCTATGGGGCCACAGAAGGAAATGCCAATATAG TGAATATGGACAACAAAGTAGCAGCTGTGGGCTTCACTACAAGGATTGCTCCCTTCTTGTATCCAGTAACCTTGATCAAGGTCGATGAGTTGACAGGCAGTCCAATCAGAGACAGTCATGGCCTGTGTATACAATGTCAACCAG GAGAGCCTggagaactagtaggtaaaatTGTGAAAGGTGATCCAATTAGAGAGTTTGACGGCTACGTGAACAAAGATGCAACAAGTAAAAAGATCGCATATGATGTGTTCAGGAAAGGAGACATGGCATTCTTGACAG GTGACATGTTAATTATGGACGACTGtggctacatgtacttcaaggATCGTACTGGCGACACATTCAGGTGGCGTGGAGAGAATGTGTCCACATCGGAGGTTGAGGCTTCGATTAGCAACATTGTCAAACTCAAAGATTGTGTTGTGTATGGTGTTGAGGTACCTG GTGTGGAAGGGAAGGCCGGCATGGCAGCGATTGTTGATGGTCAACATAGTATAGATTTGAACAGACTTTGCAAAGACTTAGGGCGGTCTCTTCCGCCTTATGCCCGGCCTGTGTTCATCAGGTTATTAGAGGAATTAGAAGCAACGG GTACCTTCAAGCTAAAGAAAGTCAACCTCCAAAAGGAGGGTTACAATCCCTCCATTGTCAAAGACAGACTTTTCTACATGGATTCCAAATCAGGCGGATATGTTCCAATCGATCAGCAGGTCTACTCTCAAATATGCTCAGGGAAAATTAGGATGTAA
- the LOC135501104 gene encoding E3 ubiquitin-protein ligase TRIM45-like: MSSNISQAEDELICGICHRAFDDPRLLPCLHTFCAKCIEEVDPYAMGERSFQTPLSSQSTGYSSQRLSAEISLQPVTILCPKCDTEVTIPRRTELLPVNHLIRNKLFLQNLSSPKASIHCDLCTGNQEAITRCSICHENLCDICTKAHKRQRRTSSHAILTLKDIRRLKPTNQIKRHIMCPFHDDEMKLYCETCDRLACRDCLLVDHKDHRYGFTNEVMNDQLKQLKENLERLKPFKDTVKTSLRNVQTMREKIDRRADVLEKEVNQFIDAYVKALEKYRTKIVGRIETICNKKVKALKLQKIQLEQNLDDIFHTCRFTEELLAEGSAVEVLHCKKDVQARLNELVSKPYASEPKADDFVEFCPSERGEVINGYKLYGAISSKCVDAVRSTITGEGLHTPREGHKTELILLTKDQEGQPMGKGGADISAKMAAKDNAEVIIPVHIRDRRDGNYVISYTPDRPGQFSLNITIKGKPIKDAPFNVAVKARWRKHTGTFHCCTFCSSGGRKDVVCGCGSVMPGGFQGCGHGHSGHPGRQHWSCCGKLSKNSECSKPYHGVVQQFTL, encoded by the exons ATGTCCAGTAACATTTCGCAGGCCGAAGACGAACTGATCTGCGGGATCTGTCACCGCGCCTTCGACGACCCTCGTCTGCTGCCATGTCTTCAcacattttgtgcaaaatgtaTCGAGGAGGTGGACCCGTATGCGATGGGAGAGCGGAGCTTTCAGACCCCCCTTTCCTCGCAGAGCACTGGCTATTCGAGCCAAAGACTCTCCGCAGAGATCTCCTTGCAGCCTGTCACAATCTTGTGCCCGAAGTGCGACACAGAGGTGACCATCCCGCGCCGCACTGAGCTTCTCCCCGTGAATCATTTGATCAGGAATAAGTTGTTCCTTCAGAACTTGAGCAGCCCAAAGGCAAGCATTCATTGCGATCTGTGCACAGGGAATCAAGAGGCGATTACACGGTGTTCAATCTGCCATGAGAATTTATGCGATATTTGCACCAAGGCTCACAAACGCCAGCGACGCACTTCCAGCCATGCCATTTTGACGCTGAAGGACATCCGACGTTTGAAACCGACCAATCAGATTAAAAGACATATCATGTGCCCGTTCCATGATGACGAAATGAAACTGTATTGTGAGACCTGCGACAGACTCGCATGCAGAGATTGTCTTCTGGTGGACCACAAAGACCACAGGTACGGCTTCACCAACGAAGTTATGAATGACCAACTCAAACAGCTCAAAGAAAACCTAGAAAGGCTGAAACCTTTCAAAGACACAGTTAAAACGTCATTGCGCAATGTCCAAACGATGCGCGAAAAAATAGATCGGCGTGCAGACGTCTTAGAAAAAGAGGTGAATCAGTTTATTGACGCCTACGTCAAGGCATTGGAGAAATATAGGACCAAGATTGTTGGGAGAATTGAAACGATTTGTAACAAAAAGGTGAAGGCtttgaaactgcagaaaattcAACTTGAACAGAATTTAGATGACATCTTCCACACCTGTCGGTTCACAGAGGAATTGCTGGCGGAAGGCTCGGCTGTCGAGGTTTTGCATTGCAAAAAAGATGTGCAG GCACGTCTAAACGAGCTGGTGTCCAAGCCCTACGCCTCGGAGCCGAAAGCTGACGATTTCGTCGAATTCTGTCCAAGTGAGAGGGGAGAGGTGATCAACGGGTACAAACTTTACGGAGCGATATCTTCCAAATGTGTGGACGCGGTCCGTTCAACAATTACAGGGGAAG GTCTGCACACACCAAGAGAAGGCCACAAGACGGAACTTATCCTCCTCACCAAAGATCAGGAAGGCCAGCCAATGGGGAAGGGAGGAGCGGACATCAgtgccaagatggccgccaaggatAATGCAGAGGT AATCATCCCAGTTCATATCAGAGACAGAAGAGACGGCAACTATGTGATAAGCTACACTCCAGACAGACCAGGACAGTTCTCACTCAACATTACCATTAAAGGAAAACCAATCAAG GATGCTCCTTTCAACGTGGCCGTGAAAGCAAGATGGCGTAAACATACGGGTACTTTCCACTGTTGTACCTTCTGCTCGAGTGGAGGACGAAAAGATGTCGTCTGCGGATGTGGCTCAGTCATGCCTG GAGGTTTCCAAGGGTGTGGTCACGGACATTCCGGGCACCCAGGCCGCCAACACTGGTCTTGCTGCGGGAAACTCTCCAAGAACTCGGAGTGCTCAAAGCCTTACCACGGTGTCGTGCAACAGTTTACCTTATAG